The Streptomyces fungicidicus nucleotide sequence CAGAACTTCGCATCGCGCCTCGCCACCAGCCCCCGCGCCTACCGCGCCGCGTTCAGCACCGGCGCCCCGGCGCCGGAGCCCGCCGGCAACAGCCCGATCGCCCGGTAAGCGGCGTCCACGGTCGGCCGCGCCATGGCCCTCGCCCGCTCCGCACCGTCCCGCAGCACGCCCTCCACGTGGCCGGGGTCCGCGCACAGCTCCCGGTGTCTCTCCCGCACGGGCCTCAGGACCTCGACCACGGCCTCGGCCGCGTCCCTCTTCAGATCCCCGTACGACGCGTACGCACCGGCCAGCGCCTCCGGGTCCCCGCCCGAGCACGCGGCCAGGATCTCCAGCAGATTCGCCACGCCCGGCCGGGCCTCCCTGTCGTACACGACGTCCCGCCCGCTGTCGGTCACCGCCCGCATGACCTTCTTGCGCGCCACGTCCGGCTCATCGAGCACATAGACGATCCCCGGCCCCGTGTCGTCGCTCTTGCCCATCTTCGACAGGGGGTCCTGCAGATTCATCACCCGGGCCGCCACCGGCGGATTGGTGGCCCGCGGCACCACGAACGTGTGCCCGTACCGCTGGTTGAACCGCACCGCGAGATCCCGCGCCAGCTCCACGTGCTGCGTCTGGTCCTGCCCGACCGGCACCTCGTCCGTCCCGTACGCCAGGATGTCGGCCGCCATCAGCACCGGATACGTCAGCAGCGACAGCCGCACGCTCCCGCCCCGCCGCCGCTCCCGCGCCGCCTTCTCCTTGTACTGGATCATCCGCCGCATCTCGCCGTCCGTGGCCACGCACTCGAGCAGGTACGACAGCCGCGCGTGCTCGTCCACATGGCTCTGCACGAACACCGTGCACAGCGCCGGATCGAGCCCGGACGCCAGCAGCAGGGTCGCCGCCTGCCGGCTCAGCCTGCGCACCCGCGCGGGATCGTGGTCCACGGTCAGGGCGTGCAGATCGACGATGCAGAACAGCGCTTCCGAGCGGTGCTGGTCGAGGGTGGCCCACTGCCGCATGGCCCCCAGGTAGTTCCCCAGCGTCAGGTGCCCGGTCGGCTTGATCCCACTGAAGACCCGTGTCATCTCTTCTCCGTCTCCGGTACGAGGCCGCCGTCCCCGGCCGGCCGCCCCTCGG carries:
- the trpS gene encoding tryptophan--tRNA ligase, which produces MTRVFSGIKPTGHLTLGNYLGAMRQWATLDQHRSEALFCIVDLHALTVDHDPARVRRLSRQAATLLLASGLDPALCTVFVQSHVDEHARLSYLLECVATDGEMRRMIQYKEKAARERRRGGSVRLSLLTYPVLMAADILAYGTDEVPVGQDQTQHVELARDLAVRFNQRYGHTFVVPRATNPPVAARVMNLQDPLSKMGKSDDTGPGIVYVLDEPDVARKKVMRAVTDSGRDVVYDREARPGVANLLEILAACSGGDPEALAGAYASYGDLKRDAAEAVVEVLRPVRERHRELCADPGHVEGVLRDGAERARAMARPTVDAAYRAIGLLPAGSGAGAPVLNAAR